The Desulfobacterales bacterium sequence TTGCCATTACCTTGATAAAACAGACGTCAGAGCCCATGATGTTTTGCTATGTATTCAAACCGGCAAAACGGTTGAAGATAACGAACGTTTCAAGTTTCGCACTGATCAGCTTTATTTCAAATCAAAGGCTGAAATGCATGCGGCCTTCAAAGATTATCCGGGGGCGCTGAGCAATACCGTCGATATTGCTGCACGCTGTAACATCGGCTTTGATTTTAAAACCTACCATTTCCCACGGTTTGCGGATGCATCGGGCAAAGACAGTGACACGCTGTTTACCCAACAGGTTCAGCAGGGCTTTGAACTGCGCATGCAACGCCTCAAAGAAAAGAACCCTCAGATTGATGAGAAGATCTATATCGAGCGGCTGGCATATGAAATGTCGGTCATCCAGGATATGGGATTTTCGGGATATTTTTTAATCGTGGCTGATTTTATTCGTCATGCCAAAGAAAACAACATACCGGTAGGTCCTGGTCGGGGCTCGGCCGCCGGCAGTTTGGTTGCCTATAGCCTGGGAATTACCGACCTGGACCCCATCGCCCACGGTCTGATATTTGAGCGCTTTTTAAACCCGGCGCGCAAAAGCATGCCCGATATTGATGTCGATTTCTGCATCGATGGCAGAGAAGATGTGTATCGATATGTTGTCGGCAAATATGGCGGCGGGGATTATGTTGCCCAGATCATTACCTTCGGTAAACTGAAAACCCGCGCCGTTATTCGGGATGTTGGGCGGGCACTGAACATCCCTCTGGCTGAGGTGGATGCCATCGCTAAAATGGTGCCCGATATCCTAAATATTAGTCTAGACGAGGCCCTTGAACGCGAGCCGCGTTTGCTTGAATTGGCGCGCCAGAAGCCTGAAATCGATGAGCTCATCAATATCTGTCGCGTGCTTGAGGGGCTCCCGCGACATGCATCGACCCATGCGGCCGGCGTTGTGATTGCCGATCAGCCGCTAGTCAATTACATGCCGCTTTATCGCGGGAAAAAGGGTGAAGTGGTGACCCAGTACGACATGAAGATTGTTGAAAAAATCGGACTGGTAAAGTTTGATTTTTTGGGTCTGCGAAACCTGACGGTGATCGCCAACACCGTTGCGCTGATCGCCAGTCAGGGTCGTACGCCGCCGGATTTAGAGCAAATTGAATTAACCGATGCCGATACCTATCGCCTGCTTTCAGCCGGTGATACCACTGGCGTATTTCAGCTTGAGAGCTCGGGCATGAAGGATTTGCTGGTTCGCTTGAGACCCGAAACATTTGACGATGTCATCGCACTGGTGGCGCTTTACCGACCGGGCCCGATGGAAAGCGGTATGATAGATGACTATGTTGCCCGCAAACACGGCCGCAAGAAAGTGGAATATTTGTTGTCGCAGTTGGAACCGATCTTACAAGAAACTTACGGTGTGATCGTCTATCAGGAGCAGGTCATGAAAATTGCAAATGATCTTGCCAATTATTCCATGGCCGAAGCCGATGATTTGCGCAAGGCAATGGGAAAGAAAATCCCGGAAATCATGGCCGAGCACCGCGAACGCTTTGTAAATGGCGCTAGCGATAACAAGATTGCCGCCGAGCAAGCGGCGCCGATATTTAGTTTGATGGAAAAATTTGGCGGGTATGGATTTAACAAATCGCACAGTGCCGCCTATGCGCTGATTGCCTATCAAACGGCCTATCTTAAAACGCATTATCCGGTGGAATTCATGGCCTCCCTGCTGACCAGTGAGATGCATTCCACTGATGGTGTGGTCAAATATATTGTCGAGTGCCGCAATCACGATATTACCGTATTGCCGCCGGATATCAATTACAGTCAGAAGGCTTTTACCGTCGATAACGATAAAATTCGCTTCGGTCTGGTGGCGGTCAAGAATGTGGGTGAAGCCGCCATCGAGGCAATCATCGAATCCCGTGAAGAAGGGGCCTTCGCGTCGCTTTTTGATTTTTGTGAGCGGGTGGACTTAAAAAAAGTAAACAAACGTGTCATCGAGTCCTTGATCAAATGCGGCGCTTTTGATTCCACCGGTGCCAACCGCTCGCAAATGATGGCGGCTTTGGAGGAT is a genomic window containing:
- a CDS encoding DNA polymerase III subunit alpha, with the protein product MTETIPDFVHLHVHTQYSLLDGAIRIDDLLRRAAEFEMQAVSVTDHGTMFGAVEFFQKASAAGIKPIIGCEIYVAPRTRFDKTPLDNKDLSHLILLAKDEEGYRNLCKLATTAQLDGFYYRPRIDKQILKECSRGLIGLTACLHGEIPRRIKQGNIDQAEKAAREYLRIFGENNFYLEVQNNGIIEQDLVNKTLLDIGQRLSIPLVASNDCHYLDKTDVRAHDVLLCIQTGKTVEDNERFKFRTDQLYFKSKAEMHAAFKDYPGALSNTVDIAARCNIGFDFKTYHFPRFADASGKDSDTLFTQQVQQGFELRMQRLKEKNPQIDEKIYIERLAYEMSVIQDMGFSGYFLIVADFIRHAKENNIPVGPGRGSAAGSLVAYSLGITDLDPIAHGLIFERFLNPARKSMPDIDVDFCIDGREDVYRYVVGKYGGGDYVAQIITFGKLKTRAVIRDVGRALNIPLAEVDAIAKMVPDILNISLDEALEREPRLLELARQKPEIDELINICRVLEGLPRHASTHAAGVVIADQPLVNYMPLYRGKKGEVVTQYDMKIVEKIGLVKFDFLGLRNLTVIANTVALIASQGRTPPDLEQIELTDADTYRLLSAGDTTGVFQLESSGMKDLLVRLRPETFDDVIALVALYRPGPMESGMIDDYVARKHGRKKVEYLLSQLEPILQETYGVIVYQEQVMKIANDLANYSMAEADDLRKAMGKKIPEIMAEHRERFVNGASDNKIAAEQAAPIFSLMEKFGGYGFNKSHSAAYALIAYQTAYLKTHYPVEFMASLLTSEMHSTDGVVKYIVECRNHDITVLPPDINYSQKAFTVDNDKIRFGLVAVKNVGEAAIEAIIESREEGAFASLFDFCERVDLKKVNKRVIESLIKCGAFDSTGANRSQMMAALEDALDYGQRVQKERLDPQIGLFDGAVNPQVINAPGLPDIEEWSENQRLAFEKESLGFYVSGHPLKHYSDLLDKFTNANAISIKELKNGNAVRIGGLIRSIKIIKTKRGDLMAFVTIEDLHGAVEATIFSRVYTRISDLLVEDNAIFIQGQIQKDEQAVKILAEKVVAMEKAEETWTASVHFNLEIARTDREALIKLHDIFTKHAGNCKAYLHLRNTDNSDAIIALPNSMKIRAGSALEREVNELLGYNAVETLCMAAKTEPRPNNYRAGWFNKRQ